In Chitinispirillales bacterium ANBcel5, a single window of DNA contains:
- a CDS encoding response regulator — translation MSEKTVVIVDDSKFLLKQIVNFFESKLEFKVLASGCDGNEAVDLYKKHKPDLITLDITMPNKDGFEAMKEILQENAEANILMISAVRGNAMLECMNAGAKGYIEKPLKFNNQEFVQDFIDTVNEIFED, via the coding sequence ATGTCTGAAAAAACAGTTGTTATTGTCGATGATTCTAAGTTTTTATTGAAACAAATAGTAAATTTTTTTGAAAGCAAATTGGAATTTAAAGTACTTGCTTCTGGGTGTGATGGTAATGAAGCTGTTGATCTATACAAAAAACACAAACCAGATCTTATCACTCTGGATATTACCATGCCGAATAAAGATGGGTTTGAAGCAATGAAAGAAATTCTTCAGGAAAATGCTGAAGCAAATATACTTATGATTTCTGCTGTGCGGGGAAACGCAATGCTTGAATGTATGAACGCGGGTGCTAAGGGATACATCGAAAAGCCATTGAAATTCAATAATCAGGAGTTTGTACAAGATTTTATCGATACCGTAAATGAAATCTTTGAAGATTGA